The nucleotide sequence GCCGGCCCAGCTCGCGGGCCGCCGCGGCGGCCAGGAAGGTGGGCACCGCGGTCTGTCCCTTGCCGCCGAACGCGCCACCGACATAGGGGTTCACCGCGTGCACCATCGACGGGTCCAGGCCCAGCGCCTGCGCCAGGGAGTCCGCCTGCAGGTCGGCGCCCTGGGTACCGCTGTGCACGGTGAGCCGGCCGGACTCCCAGATCGCGACGGCGGAGTGCGGCTCCATCGCGGCGTGGTTCTGCATCGTGGTGCGGTAGGTCGCGTCGACGACGACGGCGCTGTCGGCCAGCGCGTCGTCGATGGACTCGACGCCGGGCGCGAGTACCGCGAGCGACGGCGGGGAGCCGTCCATCGCGGGCGGCCCGTCCTCGGCGGCGGCCAGGCCGTCATCCAGGGAGGTCGACGCGGGCCGGGTCCGGTAACCGACCCCGACGAGCATCGCGGCGTCCCTGGCCTGCTCGTAGGTCTCCGCGACGACGAAGCCGATCGGCTGGCCGTGATAGGCGACGTCGGTGTCCTGCAACGGCACCCAGGTGCCCCCGAGGAGCGGGTGCTGCGGCGTGGTCAGCTCCAGCGGCTCGAACGGCGTGTAGACCGCGACCACGCCGGACGACGCCCGCGCCGCCGCCACGTCCATGGCCGTGATCTCGCCGTGTGCGACGGTACTGAGCACGACGTGGCCGTACAGCATGCCGGGCAGCGTGCGGTCCGACCCGTATCCGGCGGCACCGGTGACCTTCGGCGCGGCGTCCAGTCGTCCGGTCATGTCCGATCCCCCTGCGTGGCCTCGAGCAGTGCACGGACGACCGTCCGCCGCACCAGCGGCACCTTGAACCCGTTCCCGGACAGTGGCCGGGCACCGTCGGCCGCCGTCGCCGCCGCGGCCTCGAAGGACTCCGGGGTCGCCGGTGCCCCGCGCAGCGCCGCCTCCACCGACGGCAGCCGCCACGGCACGGTGGCGACCCCGCCGACCGCGATCCGGGCGTCGCTCACCCGGCCGTCCCGGACCCGCACCGTGACCGCCGCCGAGCAGAGCGCGAACTCGTAGGACTGCCGGTCCCGCACCTTGACGTAGGTGGACCGGACGCCGTCGCCGAGCGGTGGCACCAGGACCTCGGTGATCAGCTCGCCGGGGCGCAGGTCGTGCTCCACCTCCGGGGTGACACCGGGCGTCCGGTAGAGGTCGGCGAGCGCGACGGTGCGCTCCCCGTCGCGGCCGGTCAACCGCACCCGCGTATCGAGTGCGACCAGCGCGACCGCAAGGTCACTGGCGTGGGTGGCCACGCAGGAGTCGCTGGTGCCGAGCACCGCGTGCATCCGGTTGGATCCGGTGATCGCCGGGCAGCCGGAACCGGGTTCCCGCCGGTTGCACGGCGAGGTGACGTCGCGGAAATAGCCGCAGCGGGTGCGCTGCAGCAGGTTGCCGCCGATGGTGGCCATGTTCCGCAGCTGCTGGGATGCGCTCTGCAGCAGCGCCCGGGTGATCACCGCAGGGACCCCGGGGTGTGCGGCGAGATCGCTCATCCGCTCCAGCGCACCGATCCGCAGACCGTCGGTGGTGTCGATGCCGCGCAGCGGGAGCGCGTCGATGTCCTGTACCTGCGGTGGGGTGAGGACGTCGAGTTTCATCAGATCGATCAGCGTCGTCCCACCGGCGAGGAACATCCCGGGGGCGGCGAGCGCGTCGTCGAGGGTCTGTGGCGCGGTCAGCTCAAACGGTCGCATCGGATCGCCTCGCCTGCTCGATCGCCGCGACGATGTTCGGGTAGGCCGCGCAGCGGCACAGGTTGCCGGACATGAACTCGCGGACGTCCGGCACGTCCTGCTCGACGGCGGCCACCGCAGACATGACCTGACCGGACGTGCAGAAACCACACTGCATCGCGTCCTGGTCGACGAACGCCTGCTGGACCGGGTGCAGCCCGTCGCCGGGGGCGAGCCCCTCGACCGTGGTGACCTGTCCGCGCACGGTGGCGGCGAGCGTGAGGCAGGCGAGAACCGGGCGGCCGTCGACGTGCACGGTGCACGCACCACACTGCCCCCGGTCGCAGCCCTTCTTTGGGCCGGTGACGTCGAGCCGTTCGCGCAGTGCGTCGAGAAGGGTCACACCCGGCTCGACGCTCAGCTGTTCGGGAATACCATTGACCTCGAGTGAGATGTCCACAGGCTCTCTTTCCGCAGACCGCTCCGCCGGCTGGTACCCGGCGGGGGGCCGTGGTGGGCGGTGTTCGTTGGACTGAGTGGCGCCGTCACCCACGCTAGCGGATAGTTATCCGCTACGCAAAGCGGCGTACTCGCAGAGCGATGAAGGGGGTGCCGATGACGCGCTCGGTCAGCCACCGCCGCACCGATACCCGGCGCAACCACGACCGGATCCTGACCGTTGCCGCCGAGGCCGTCGTCTCGGGCGAGCTGTCGTTCAACGCCATCGCGAAGCGCGCGGGGGTCGGCGTCGGCACCGTGTACCGGCACTTCCCGACCCGGGAGGCGCTCGTGCTCGCCGTCTACGAGCGCGAGGTGCGCCACCTGCTCGAGGTGGTCCCCGATCTGCTCGCGGCGCACCCGCCCGAGCAGGCGTTCCGCACGTGGGCGACCGGGCACCTGGCGCGCTACATGATGACCAAGCGCGGCCTCGCCGGCGCACTGCAGAGCGCCGGCGCCTCGGCCGACGGCGTCGCGGCGAACGCCTTCCGGGGGATGGTCGAGGCGACGACTGCGCTGGTGGAGGCCAACGTGCGCGCCGGGACCGTCCGGGCGGACGTGGAACCGGAGACGGTCCTGCGTGGTCTCGGCGGACTGCTCTACCTCGACCCGAACGACG is from Pseudonocardia autotrophica and encodes:
- a CDS encoding (2Fe-2S)-binding protein, with product MDISLEVNGIPEQLSVEPGVTLLDALRERLDVTGPKKGCDRGQCGACTVHVDGRPVLACLTLAATVRGQVTTVEGLAPGDGLHPVQQAFVDQDAMQCGFCTSGQVMSAVAAVEQDVPDVREFMSGNLCRCAAYPNIVAAIEQARRSDATV
- a CDS encoding FAD binding domain-containing protein; this encodes MRPFELTAPQTLDDALAAPGMFLAGGTTLIDLMKLDVLTPPQVQDIDALPLRGIDTTDGLRIGALERMSDLAAHPGVPAVITRALLQSASQQLRNMATIGGNLLQRTRCGYFRDVTSPCNRREPGSGCPAITGSNRMHAVLGTSDSCVATHASDLAVALVALDTRVRLTGRDGERTVALADLYRTPGVTPEVEHDLRPGELITEVLVPPLGDGVRSTYVKVRDRQSYEFALCSAAVTVRVRDGRVSDARIAVGGVATVPWRLPSVEAALRGAPATPESFEAAAATAADGARPLSGNGFKVPLVRRTVVRALLEATQGDRT
- a CDS encoding TetR/AcrR family transcriptional regulator, encoding MTRSVSHRRTDTRRNHDRILTVAAEAVVSGELSFNAIAKRAGVGVGTVYRHFPTREALVLAVYEREVRHLLEVVPDLLAAHPPEQAFRTWATGHLARYMMTKRGLAGALQSAGASADGVAANAFRGMVEATTALVEANVRAGTVRADVEPETVLRGLGGLLYLDPNDDWQQHAEDLVDLIWRGMATPDGPLNRSTH